From the genome of Chelonia mydas isolate rCheMyd1 chromosome 2, rCheMyd1.pri.v2, whole genome shotgun sequence, one region includes:
- the RBM12B gene encoding RNA-binding protein 12B: MAVVIRLQGLPVVAGPADIRRFFSGLNIPDGGVHIIGGETGEAFIIFATDEDARRAMSCSGELIKDSPIELFLSSKTEMQNTIEMSRKRFDRGGREPMSGSRRTGGSNSGASGVGNLSNLVAAITKGINKSGYVPSNHPESGFHTNGTRHGDPSIPKSNYNQSRKESLSSDDIYLFLHGIPYSATEDEVRAFFSGLRVEGVIFIKRRNGLNNGDGLVKFATPHGALEGLKRHRQYMGPRFIEISPATEEQWIEYGGRVDMKNEIARYLSKERSPTRGSNYTHSRKHSHSRSPPRRRTRSRSPRGQEFYLHLRNLPTYLEKKDLRTFFGKLDVSNNQIKFLLDKHQRRTRNAFLMLKNQKDFNIALEHHRMSLFNRPVYIFPISRRSMLKLIESYEKKSSQESDRPGQAVSEKSYREGHSGPKMCIYIRNFPFDVTKVEVQKFFAGFAIDEDDVYLLYDDKGVGLGEALVKFKSEEQAMKAESLNRRRFLGTEVLLRLISEEQMQEFGLNVPPSAPSGKMQVHSQAYDRGEHSRPAGSPPGQPQGLPMHSFGPPGSFRHPPDVRRPPEDFRGPPPFMDFGGDGEPFGRMEYGNNNMGGFSEGRFMSDPNFSGGSDRVTPIRLKNLPFRATPNEILDFFYGYGVIPESVSIQCNEHGLPSGDAIVAMTNYEEAMAAINELNDRPIGPRKVKLSLL, encoded by the coding sequence ATGGCTGTAGTCATCCGTTTACAGGGGCTTCCTGTTGTTGCGGGTCCTGCAGATATTCGCCGTTTCTTCTCGGGATTGAATATTCCTGATGGAGGAGTGCATATTATTGGAGGAGAAACTGGGGAGGCTTTTATTATATTTGCAACAGATGAAGATGCACGACGTGCCATGAGCTGTTCAGGAGAGCTTATCAAAGACTCCCCCATAGAGCTCTTTCTCAGCAGCAAGACTGAAATGCAAAATACAATAGAAATGAGCCGGAAAAGATTTGATCGTGGGGGACGAGAACCAATGTCTGGGTCTAGACGAACAGGTGGTAGTAATTCAGGTGCATCAGGTGTTGGGAACCTTTCAAATTTAGTTGCAGCTATTACAAAAGGAATAAATAAATCTGGCTATGTTCCATCAAATCACCCAGAGTCTGGCTTTCATACCAATGGCACAAGACATGGTGATCCAAGTATACCTAAATCAAACTATAACCAGTCAAGAAAGGAGTCACTGAGTTCagatgatatttatttatttctacatGGCATACCGTACTCTGCAACAGAAGATGAAGTACGTGCTTTCTTTTCTGGATTACGAGTAGAGGGAGTAATCTTCATAAAACGTCGCAATGGCCTAAATAATGGTGATGGTTTGGTAAAATTTGCTACACCTCATGGTGCCTTAGAAGGACTTAAACGTCATAGACAATACATGGGTCCAAGATTTATAGAAATAAGTCCAGCTACTGAAGAACAGTGGATTGAATATGGTGGCAGGGTAGATATGAAGAATGAGATTGCTCGTTACTTAAGCAAAGAACGGTCTCCAACAAGAGGTTCAAACTATACTCATTCAAGAAAACATTCTCATTCAAGATCTCCTCCAAGGAGACGAACGCGCTCTCGTTCACCTCGTGGCCAGGAATTTTACTTACACTTAAGAAATCTACCTACCTATCTTGAGAAGAAAGATCTGAGAACTTTCTTTGGAAAGCTGGATGTGTCTAACAACCAAATCAAGTTTTTACTGGACAAGCATCAAAGGAGGACAAGAAATGCGTTTTTGATGTTGAAGAATCAGAAAGATTTTAATATTGCTCTGGAACATCACAGGATGTCTCTTTTCAATCGTCCTGTTTACATTTTTCCTATTTCTAGAAGATCTATGTTGAAACTAATTGAGTCATATGAGAAGAAGAGCTCACAAGAAAGCGATCGGCCTGGACAGGCTGTATCGGAAAAAAGTTATCGGGAGGGGCATTCTGGCCCAAAGATGTGCATATATATAAGAAACTTTCCATTTGATGTGACAAAAGTTGAAGTACAAAAGTTCTTTGCAGGATTTGCTATTGATGAAGATGATGTCTACTTGCTTTATGATGACAAAGGAGTTGGGCTGGGAGAAGCATTGGTAAAATTTAAATCTGAAGAACAGGCAATGAAAGCAGAAAGTTTAAATCGTCGAAGGTTCTTGGGAACAGAGGTACTATTAAGACTTATATCTGAAGAACAGATGCAGGAGTTTGGTTTAAATGTTCCACCATCAGCACCAAGTGGAAAAATGCAGGTTCATTCACAAGCATATGACAGAGGTGAGCATTCCCGTCCAGCTGGTTCACCACCTGGACAGCCACAAGGACTACCTATGCACTCATTTGGTCCTCCTGGGAGCTTTAGGCATCCTCCTGATGTTAGACGACCCCCTGAGGATTTTCGAGGTCCTCCACCTTTTATGGATTTTGGTGGTGATGGCGAACCTTTTGGTAGGATGGAGTATGGAAACAATAACATGGGAGGCTTTTCTGAGGGAAGATTTATGTCCGATCCAAATTTCAGTGGTGGTTCTGATCGTGTAACTCCTATTAGATTAAAGAACTTGCCATTTAGAGCCACCCCTAatgaaattttggattttttctatgGCTATGGTGTCATTCCAGAGTCTGTTTCTATACAGTGTAATGAACACGGATTACCTTCAGGTGATGCCATTGTTGCTATGACAAATTATGAGGAAGCAATGGCTGCTATTAATGAGCTAAATGATAGACCAATTGGCCCACGCAAAGTTAAGCTAAGCTTGctttaa